Proteins from a genomic interval of Verrucomicrobiota bacterium:
- the dnaG gene encoding DNA primase — MAYSKEQIDQVKQAVDIVDVIDSYVPLKKRGAYFWALSPFKQEKTPSFSVHPQKQFFKCYASGESGDVFDFIVLYENLEFPEAVKRLAERAGIRLQETGAGIDKDEREKIENLLQIHDTVQRYWSDILLHDPRAQMARDYMKHREMPLEWAEIYGLGYAPDGWQDMLEWCKKRGYAEPDLVESGLVVRNERGKVYDRFRGRLLFPIQNDGGRTIAFSGRILDPDAKTAKYVNSPETSIFTKSRVLFAFHQAKRPILDEDCAVICEGQIDVLRCHSVGIKNVTAPLGTSFTPDHARAIRRLTSNVILCLDSDSAGQNATDRTARLFLQPQQGPSLSRQADLSVRVATLPSGHDPDSIIRSSGADAFLDLINSPSELIDFFIELQKSKHPDSSIMAARRSIIEEVSKLIQQLPTLTLREQNISRAAYRLNVSPDLFHAEMNRLKAGRQRMHDDAKVNIEEGSIEDRTPTFSPNPIIHEMLQLLLTRQQLIPDLQRILFPEWIMDKPGGDLLVKMMELYSHDAWDGIDSFIATVSRSHQIYLKNLNLNSLDHLDIDDETCLQQLRGACYRLELEYLSGQLKLNSESRKHLEINSEKENQLLEEQVLLAKKQEELLKKHQEFINSQKTF, encoded by the coding sequence ATGGCATATAGCAAAGAACAGATAGACCAAGTGAAACAGGCTGTTGATATTGTCGATGTCATTGATAGCTATGTGCCTCTAAAAAAACGCGGAGCTTACTTCTGGGCACTTAGCCCCTTTAAGCAAGAGAAGACTCCTTCTTTTTCGGTTCATCCTCAAAAGCAGTTTTTTAAATGCTACGCTTCTGGGGAATCGGGTGATGTATTTGATTTTATAGTACTTTATGAAAATCTTGAGTTTCCAGAAGCGGTGAAACGTCTTGCGGAGCGTGCAGGAATACGACTGCAAGAAACTGGAGCTGGTATTGATAAAGACGAGCGTGAGAAGATAGAAAATCTGTTGCAAATTCATGATACAGTCCAGCGTTACTGGTCAGATATTTTGCTCCATGACCCAAGAGCACAGATGGCTCGCGACTACATGAAGCATCGAGAGATGCCATTAGAATGGGCTGAAATTTACGGTCTTGGCTATGCGCCGGATGGCTGGCAGGACATGTTAGAATGGTGCAAGAAGAGAGGCTATGCTGAGCCTGATCTAGTAGAATCTGGTCTAGTTGTGAGGAATGAGCGTGGTAAAGTCTATGACCGCTTCCGAGGCCGCTTGCTATTCCCTATTCAAAATGATGGTGGGAGAACCATAGCATTCTCAGGGCGTATTTTAGATCCAGATGCTAAAACAGCTAAGTATGTGAATTCTCCAGAAACTTCTATCTTCACAAAAAGTAGGGTGCTATTCGCTTTTCATCAGGCTAAGAGGCCAATTCTAGACGAAGATTGCGCAGTTATATGTGAAGGGCAAATAGATGTTTTACGTTGTCATTCTGTTGGGATTAAGAATGTCACGGCGCCCTTAGGAACGTCTTTTACTCCAGACCACGCTCGGGCTATTCGTCGACTTACCTCCAATGTGATCTTATGTTTAGACTCGGACTCTGCAGGTCAGAACGCCACGGATAGAACAGCACGCCTTTTCTTGCAGCCACAGCAAGGTCCATCGCTTTCGCGTCAAGCGGACCTGAGCGTTCGTGTTGCAACTTTGCCTAGTGGCCATGATCCGGACTCTATCATTCGTTCGAGTGGTGCAGATGCGTTTCTTGATCTCATTAACAGTCCCTCAGAGTTGATCGATTTTTTTATTGAGCTTCAAAAATCGAAACACCCAGACTCCAGTATTATGGCCGCCCGGCGCTCTATTATTGAAGAGGTATCTAAGCTTATACAGCAACTGCCTACACTAACTCTCCGCGAGCAAAACATCTCTCGGGCTGCATATCGTTTGAATGTCTCTCCAGATCTTTTTCATGCGGAGATGAATAGGCTAAAAGCAGGTCGACAGAGAATGCATGATGACGCGAAAGTGAATATAGAGGAGGGTAGTATAGAGGATAGAACCCCTACATTTAGTCCGAATCCTATTATTCATGAGATGCTTCAGTTGCTCCTAACTAGGCAGCAGCTTATACCAGATCTTCAGCGCATTCTATTTCCAGAATGGATCATGGATAAACCGGGAGGAGATCTATTGGTCAAGATGATGGAGTTGTATTCTCATGATGCATGGGATGGCATAGACTCCTTTATTGCCACTGTCTCTCGGAGTCACCAAATTTATCTAAAAAATCTTAATTTAAACTCACTTGATCACCTGGATATAGATGATGAAACGTGCTTACAGCAACTTCGAGGGGCCTGCTATCGTTTAGAGTTAGAGTATCTAAGTGGTCAGTTAAAACTAAATAGTGAAAGCCGCAAGCATTTAGAGATAAATTCTGAGAAGGAAAATCAATTACTAGAAGAGCAAGTGCTGTTGGCTAAAAAACAAGAAGAATTATTAAAAAAACACCAAGAATTCATAAACAGTCAAAAAACATTTTGA
- a CDS encoding Nif3-like dinuclear metal center hexameric protein, translating into MSVALDDIVSDAESLLDHKNIVDWSGAKNGLQVANNGVITKIGAAVDVHTMTIEKAIEEQVDFLIVHHGLFWNDITPIVDTSYLKLKLLLDHNVALFSSHLPLDLHPTIGNNAIIARKLGLKSKSRFGQAKGQTIGFRGTLSLTRSALVTKLAEILGHKPTLLAGGPENIKQIGVVSGGAGNDLIEAAEDGLDTFISGEGSHWTFGAAMDHGINVIYGGHYATEVFGVQALADKLSKKFRLPCTFISCPSGL; encoded by the coding sequence ATGTCGGTAGCATTAGATGACATTGTCTCAGATGCTGAGTCTCTGCTAGATCATAAAAATATTGTCGACTGGTCCGGAGCGAAAAACGGCCTTCAAGTAGCCAACAATGGAGTAATCACGAAAATCGGTGCAGCTGTTGATGTTCATACCATGACCATCGAGAAAGCAATTGAAGAGCAGGTTGATTTTCTAATCGTGCATCACGGACTTTTCTGGAACGATATCACGCCTATTGTAGATACAAGTTACCTGAAGTTAAAATTGCTACTGGATCATAATGTCGCACTTTTCAGTTCTCATTTGCCTCTGGATCTGCACCCCACTATTGGAAATAATGCCATTATAGCACGCAAATTAGGGTTGAAATCAAAGAGTCGGTTTGGTCAAGCCAAGGGCCAGACCATAGGCTTTCGTGGTACTCTCTCCCTTACTCGCTCTGCATTGGTTACGAAACTTGCCGAGATACTTGGGCATAAACCAACGCTCTTAGCCGGTGGCCCAGAGAATATCAAACAGATTGGAGTTGTAAGCGGTGGAGCAGGAAATGATCTGATTGAGGCCGCAGAAGATGGGCTAGATACCTTTATATCCGGAGAAGGCTCACATTGGACCTTCGGCGCTGCCATGGACCATGGCATTAATGTGATATACGGCGGTCACTATGCTACAGAAGTATTTGGAGTACAAGCTTTAGCGGATAAATTAAGCAAAAAGTTTCGTCTTCCCTGCACTTTTATTTCATGTCCATCGGGACTTTAG
- a CDS encoding glycosyltransferase family 9 protein, with translation MKALIIKPTALGDVAQALLVIPTLKERSYCDHLAWIVDEDYVPLLESCPLIDQIISFPRKRWQKSLPLGEILDWSRKLRTYQFDLVLDLQGLARSGLMTWATGAKKRLGLASARELSHLAYHETIQDTQKHAINRYHGAIRHLMGSKTPLKRHHLKPPAIKQSKLSELDGYIVIHPYSNWQTKLWPWRNYEQVVRAFPKENFILIGKGSFFPCKADNIQDLRGRTSICELIEILANAKLVLSTDSGPTHIAALYNRPIITLFGATDAHKTSPSATKTRCLSAQLKCQPCLNRSCKEHRPMACMENIDIRDVTTLISQFVEIPENSPTSTQMS, from the coding sequence GTGAAAGCCCTCATCATCAAGCCCACCGCACTTGGAGATGTCGCTCAAGCACTATTAGTCATACCAACGCTTAAAGAACGTTCATACTGTGATCATCTCGCATGGATCGTAGATGAAGATTATGTTCCTCTACTTGAATCCTGCCCTCTCATAGACCAAATCATCTCCTTCCCTAGAAAACGATGGCAAAAATCATTACCCCTCGGTGAGATACTAGACTGGTCCAGAAAACTTCGGACTTATCAGTTTGATCTCGTTTTAGATCTTCAGGGCCTAGCTAGAAGTGGTTTAATGACTTGGGCTACTGGAGCAAAAAAGCGCTTGGGGCTGGCCTCCGCAAGAGAACTCTCCCATTTAGCTTATCATGAAACCATACAGGATACGCAGAAACACGCTATTAACCGTTATCATGGAGCCATCAGACATCTTATGGGGAGCAAAACCCCACTCAAGAGACATCATTTAAAACCTCCTGCGATCAAGCAAAGCAAATTATCCGAGCTTGATGGTTACATTGTGATTCACCCGTACTCCAACTGGCAGACAAAATTATGGCCTTGGAGAAATTACGAACAAGTAGTTCGAGCATTTCCTAAAGAGAATTTTATTCTCATCGGAAAGGGCTCTTTCTTTCCATGTAAGGCTGACAACATCCAGGACTTGAGAGGACGCACCAGTATTTGTGAGCTTATTGAAATTCTGGCAAATGCTAAACTCGTATTGAGCACAGATTCTGGCCCAACACACATTGCAGCCTTATACAATCGACCCATTATAACTTTATTCGGAGCGACAGATGCCCACAAAACCTCACCATCCGCAACTAAAACGAGATGTTTATCAGCTCAATTAAAATGCCAACCTTGTTTGAATCGATCTTGTAAAGAGCATCGTCCAATGGCCTGTATGGAAAATATTGACATTAGAGATGTAACTACACTCATATCGCAATTCGTTGAAATACCGGAAAACAGTCCTACTTCAACACAAATGTCGTAA
- a CDS encoding acylphosphatase, whose protein sequence is MVAAQIFYTGHVQGVGFRYSVKQIASGFEVSGYVRNLMDGRVECLIQGDNAEVKAMKLDIQNSHLNGFIKKVEEHQTDFDMSIRGFEIAK, encoded by the coding sequence ATGGTAGCAGCGCAGATTTTTTACACGGGACACGTTCAGGGTGTGGGCTTTAGATATTCGGTTAAGCAAATAGCTTCCGGATTTGAGGTTAGCGGTTATGTTAGAAATTTGATGGATGGTCGAGTCGAATGCCTAATACAAGGAGATAACGCTGAGGTCAAGGCCATGAAGCTAGATATTCAAAATAGCCATTTAAATGGGTTCATTAAAAAAGTGGAAGAGCATCAGACAGATTTTGATATGAGCATACGTGGCTTTGAAATTGCCAAATAA
- a CDS encoding ABC transporter permease subunit codes for MSSSFLRIMTIAENTLTESLRQRVLHLILLVGIVFIFSSLFISDLSVQMDRFKLLKDIGYAGLSLTGLVISLLSTAQLIPGEIEKKTIYTTLSKPIWRFEYVIGKYLGLVCLITLVTVSLAVIIYLVLLSQEAMELCFRQQIGFFTWLTGSYSDFPEPMRDYIHSIQSESRDSGLFLALLLVWAKLCVITVIAVFFSTFATSTAFIVWNTLLIMFIGHLQYLAKMHWLYNDLTSNALKLLFIAVVGWIIPDFEIYNLIDDVILGKYLPWKACFDVLWYSALYISIMLVLSALIFEEREL; via the coding sequence ATGAGTAGCAGCTTTCTGCGCATCATGACGATAGCGGAAAATACCCTGACAGAATCACTCCGCCAGAGGGTTTTACATTTAATTTTGCTTGTGGGAATAGTCTTTATATTCAGTTCACTATTTATCTCCGACCTAAGTGTCCAAATGGATCGCTTTAAATTGTTAAAAGATATCGGGTATGCTGGACTGAGTTTAACCGGTCTGGTTATTTCTCTTCTGTCCACGGCTCAACTGATCCCTGGCGAAATTGAAAAAAAGACTATTTACACAACTCTAAGTAAGCCTATTTGGCGGTTTGAGTATGTGATTGGAAAATATCTTGGATTGGTATGCTTGATTACGCTAGTCACTGTTTCACTAGCAGTCATTATATATCTGGTCTTGCTCAGCCAGGAAGCTATGGAACTCTGTTTCAGACAACAAATTGGTTTTTTCACTTGGTTAACCGGCTCCTACTCGGACTTTCCTGAACCCATGCGTGATTACATCCATTCAATTCAATCAGAGAGTAGAGACTCGGGATTATTCTTAGCACTCTTACTGGTTTGGGCAAAGCTGTGTGTGATCACAGTTATCGCAGTTTTTTTCTCTACTTTTGCTACATCCACAGCATTTATAGTTTGGAATACACTTTTAATTATGTTTATCGGCCACCTGCAATACTTGGCCAAAATGCACTGGCTCTACAATGACTTAACCAGCAATGCTTTGAAACTGCTATTTATTGCTGTCGTTGGGTGGATTATCCCTGATTTTGAGATCTATAACTTAATTGACGATGTGATTTTAGGAAAGTATCTACCTTGGAAAGCCTGTTTCGATGTCTTATGGTATTCTGCTTTATATATTTCTATTATGCTCGTTCTCTCCGCACTAATTTTTGAGGAAAGAGAATTATGA
- a CDS encoding ABC transporter ATP-binding protein codes for MTKSNQSSKATNEKSPLAAQLVGVRKLFKLRWKRAGRQVVALENLDLQIRQGEVLGLLGPNGSGKSTTMKLLLGLTKATEGEVRVWGHPAGSVAAKIEIGFLPENPYFPNFLTGEELLQYYGKLGGLHGKHLNQKINYLLALIELEYAAKRVVKNYSKGMLQRIGIAQALLHDPKLLLLDEPTAGVDPIGAKRIRDLILRLKEDGKTIIFSSHILEQVEDVADHVVILERGKKLAEGSLAEMLEDRNQHQITFQGLDADAIKQITHTLENKGAKNITISRTRQNLEDLFVDLVKKDSKS; via the coding sequence ATGACAAAGTCTAACCAGTCCTCAAAAGCTACAAATGAAAAGAGCCCTCTGGCTGCTCAGCTCGTTGGTGTTAGAAAGTTATTCAAGCTGAGATGGAAAAGAGCAGGAAGACAAGTGGTAGCACTAGAAAATCTAGACCTTCAAATCAGGCAAGGTGAGGTACTAGGCCTCCTAGGTCCCAATGGATCTGGAAAAAGCACCACCATGAAACTCCTTTTAGGACTAACTAAGGCGACTGAAGGGGAGGTTAGAGTTTGGGGTCATCCTGCCGGCTCTGTGGCCGCTAAGATAGAAATCGGCTTTTTACCTGAAAACCCCTACTTCCCAAACTTTCTAACAGGAGAAGAGTTGTTGCAATACTATGGAAAGCTTGGCGGCTTACATGGAAAGCATCTCAATCAAAAGATAAACTATTTATTAGCACTTATTGAACTAGAATATGCTGCCAAGCGAGTTGTAAAAAATTATTCTAAAGGCATGCTCCAAAGAATCGGCATAGCCCAAGCGCTACTTCATGATCCGAAATTATTACTCCTAGACGAACCAACGGCCGGGGTAGACCCAATCGGCGCTAAACGAATCCGCGACTTGATCCTCAGACTTAAAGAAGATGGGAAGACAATCATATTCTCTTCCCATATACTTGAGCAAGTAGAGGATGTAGCCGACCATGTCGTCATTCTTGAACGTGGAAAAAAACTTGCAGAAGGTAGTCTAGCAGAAATGCTAGAAGACCGAAATCAACATCAAATAACCTTTCAAGGTCTTGATGCCGATGCCATAAAGCAAATAACTCACACCTTAGAGAACAAGGGGGCAAAAAATATTACTATTTCTAGGACACGACAAAACCTAGAAGATCTCTTTGTTGATCTGGTAAAGAAAGACTCCAAGTCATGA
- a CDS encoding metallophosphoesterase family protein, translated as MRIGIFGDIHSNLEALEGVLEDMQSKDVTQFVCIGDIVGYNANPSECLETVRALGCPIVKGNHDEEASEDRDISHFNELAYMSMKYSRDQLSDEQKTFLRSIPMQRPVFNFTVVHATLDGPARWGYVFSALEAESSFTYQRTQICFFGHTHVPHVFIRDTKVHEFFYRKIDIKTDKRYFVNVGSVGQPRDGDWRSAYALYDTEENTIELRRVPYDIAKSQQKIVKAGLPERLAERLANAV; from the coding sequence GTGCGAATAGGAATTTTCGGAGACATTCATAGTAACCTAGAAGCTTTGGAAGGCGTATTAGAAGATATGCAATCCAAGGATGTTACTCAGTTTGTGTGTATTGGGGATATTGTTGGTTATAACGCTAATCCATCTGAGTGCCTAGAAACCGTACGGGCACTAGGATGCCCGATTGTAAAGGGAAACCATGATGAAGAAGCCTCTGAGGACAGAGACATTTCTCATTTCAATGAATTGGCTTACATGTCTATGAAGTATTCCCGCGACCAGTTATCTGACGAGCAAAAGACTTTCCTACGCTCTATCCCCATGCAGCGCCCCGTCTTTAACTTTACGGTAGTTCATGCAACCTTGGATGGTCCTGCTAGATGGGGTTATGTTTTCTCGGCGTTAGAGGCCGAAAGTAGCTTTACCTACCAAAGAACCCAAATTTGCTTCTTTGGTCATACTCACGTGCCGCACGTTTTTATTCGAGATACCAAAGTCCATGAATTTTTCTACCGTAAAATAGATATAAAAACCGACAAACGTTACTTCGTCAATGTAGGCTCAGTAGGTCAACCCAGAGATGGTGATTGGCGCTCCGCTTATGCTCTATACGATACGGAAGAGAATACCATTGAACTGAGGCGCGTTCCCTATGATATAGCCAAGTCCCAACAGAAAATTGTAAAAGCTGGCTTACCGGAGCGTCTTGCCGAACGCTTGGCAAATGCCGTTTAG
- the murJ gene encoding murein biosynthesis integral membrane protein MurJ, translating to MSNKDKDTPGLADSEQARVQSSAAKVSLAVFGSRILGLIREVVFMGIFGPGFIMDAYYAAYRIPNLLRDLLAEGALSTAFVTTFSKKLKAEGQTAAFQLANLVLTALAIIMAWITLIGIIGAPGLMVLNMGFYEVEGKIPLTIELTRILFPFIGVVSLAAIFMGLLNSLGSFGIPACAGIAFNLVSITTGYALGYLLDPELGSKAIYGFAVGTVLGGIAQLILQLPKAWSLGYRPKFILKLNDPDLRKVLKLMLPAVIGGAAVQINVMVNGWFASFLEEGSVSWLYNAFRLMQLPIGMFGVAFATVTLPSISKSAQEADRSDFYNKLNLGLGNTFFLALPASVGLAVLAEPIIGLVYQRGEFTAYDSLQAGLVLQGYAAGLAAYAGIKVIGPAFYALDKPSIPVKVSLLGIGLNIIFNILFVFVLEKGAFGLALSTSLVALINLFQLILYMNRVLGGMAITKFLKDVATIIFMASIMGVCIYYLNQLLFASEAQFFYQLIKIFILIGCGATIYFGLGYALRIPYLEVVRNFMKRLGH from the coding sequence ATGAGTAACAAAGATAAGGACACTCCAGGCTTGGCCGATTCTGAGCAAGCTAGAGTACAGAGCTCGGCAGCAAAAGTTTCTCTTGCTGTTTTTGGTTCGAGAATACTCGGCCTAATTCGCGAAGTAGTGTTCATGGGAATTTTTGGACCTGGCTTCATCATGGATGCTTATTATGCTGCCTACAGAATCCCGAACCTGCTTCGTGATCTCTTAGCAGAAGGAGCTCTTTCTACTGCTTTTGTCACAACTTTTTCTAAGAAATTGAAAGCGGAAGGTCAGACAGCAGCATTTCAACTGGCTAATCTCGTTCTTACCGCTTTAGCCATCATCATGGCTTGGATTACACTAATCGGAATTATTGGAGCTCCAGGGCTTATGGTTCTAAATATGGGGTTCTATGAAGTTGAAGGCAAAATTCCTCTAACTATTGAACTGACTCGTATTCTATTTCCATTCATTGGAGTAGTGTCATTAGCGGCTATATTCATGGGACTATTAAATAGTCTAGGTAGTTTCGGGATTCCTGCGTGCGCTGGGATAGCATTTAATTTAGTCTCTATTACGACCGGCTATGCTCTCGGCTATTTGCTCGACCCAGAATTAGGCTCGAAGGCTATATATGGGTTTGCTGTAGGAACTGTACTTGGTGGTATTGCCCAGCTAATCCTTCAATTACCTAAAGCATGGAGCTTGGGATACCGACCAAAGTTTATCCTAAAACTCAATGACCCTGACCTCAGAAAAGTTCTGAAACTCATGCTACCTGCTGTAATAGGGGGTGCAGCAGTTCAAATAAATGTGATGGTTAACGGATGGTTTGCCTCCTTCTTAGAAGAAGGGTCCGTCTCATGGCTCTATAATGCATTTCGTCTCATGCAGTTACCTATAGGCATGTTTGGCGTTGCCTTTGCCACGGTAACACTCCCTTCTATTTCAAAAAGTGCTCAAGAAGCAGATCGCTCTGATTTTTATAACAAACTGAATTTAGGGTTAGGTAACACATTCTTTCTCGCACTACCTGCATCAGTTGGATTAGCCGTACTTGCTGAGCCCATCATAGGTCTTGTTTACCAAAGAGGAGAATTTACTGCTTATGATTCGCTACAAGCTGGCCTAGTCTTACAGGGATATGCTGCTGGTCTTGCGGCCTACGCCGGAATAAAGGTCATAGGCCCAGCTTTTTATGCTTTAGACAAACCTAGTATTCCAGTAAAAGTCAGCCTCCTGGGTATAGGGCTGAATATTATTTTTAATATTCTTTTTGTATTCGTCTTAGAAAAAGGTGCTTTTGGACTGGCTCTATCGACCTCTCTTGTAGCACTAATCAATCTTTTCCAACTCATTTTGTATATGAACCGTGTTTTAGGGGGCATGGCTATAACTAAATTTCTAAAAGATGTGGCAACCATTATCTTTATGGCCTCCATCATGGGAGTATGCATCTACTATCTAAATCAACTACTCTTCGCTAGCGAGGCACAGTTCTTCTATCAGCTTATAAAAATCTTCATCTTGATAGGGTGTGGGGCAACTATTTACTTCGGACTAGGCTATGCTTTACGAATACCCTATCTGGAGGTCGTTCGTAACTTCATGAAGAGGCTAGGCCATTAA
- the waaF gene encoding lipopolysaccharide heptosyltransferase II → MPSEVAIEELGHNLLLRSPNWLGDAVMTLPAVQQLISSASKSTRISVLAPPKLCDFWACIGSLDQVIPVDKNPFITGYQLRSHQFTSALIFPNSPRTALEPFFACIPKRYGFHGSSRKMIMTKSWSKDLPARGLRHQMFDYLQLVKHLGATVENNGNLPSLSKPQNPMPEHDYITICPGAEYGPTKRWKADRFSEVSDHFAKHYNLKVVLLGAEIDEEAAHHVRRHMSDKESILDLTGKTSMSDFVAWIAHSTFIVCNDSGAMHIAAAFQRPGVAIFGSTEPRLTGPIANSIRVIRNHVPCSPCFLRECPLDFRCMERLYSDEVIKIAEEHFASFN, encoded by the coding sequence ATGCCTTCAGAAGTTGCCATAGAGGAGCTCGGCCACAATCTGCTATTGCGTAGCCCCAACTGGCTTGGTGATGCAGTGATGACCTTGCCAGCAGTCCAGCAACTCATTTCAAGCGCTTCAAAATCTACTAGAATTTCTGTTTTAGCTCCTCCTAAGTTATGTGATTTCTGGGCTTGTATTGGAAGTTTAGATCAAGTAATTCCAGTGGATAAGAACCCTTTTATCACAGGCTATCAGCTAAGGAGCCATCAATTTACATCAGCACTTATATTCCCTAACTCTCCTAGAACTGCCCTAGAACCCTTTTTTGCTTGCATACCCAAACGTTATGGATTTCATGGCAGCTCTCGCAAGATGATCATGACGAAATCTTGGAGCAAGGATCTACCAGCTAGGGGACTACGCCACCAGATGTTTGATTATTTGCAACTGGTCAAGCATCTCGGAGCAACTGTCGAAAATAACGGAAATTTACCCTCACTTAGCAAGCCTCAAAACCCCATGCCTGAGCATGACTACATCACCATCTGCCCTGGTGCAGAGTATGGCCCCACTAAACGCTGGAAGGCCGATAGGTTTTCAGAAGTGTCAGATCATTTTGCAAAACACTATAATCTAAAGGTAGTGCTCTTAGGCGCTGAAATAGATGAAGAGGCAGCCCATCATGTGAGAAGACATATGTCTGATAAAGAATCCATTTTAGATCTCACCGGAAAAACGAGCATGTCGGATTTTGTGGCCTGGATTGCTCACTCCACATTTATTGTCTGTAATGATAGTGGGGCCATGCATATCGCTGCTGCCTTTCAAAGACCGGGAGTTGCTATCTTTGGTTCAACCGAACCGAGGCTGACAGGCCCTATAGCTAATAGCATACGCGTCATTAGAAATCATGTTCCTTGTAGCCCCTGTTTCTTAAGAGAATGCCCCTTAGATTTCCGGTGCATGGAACGCTTATATTCAGATGAGGTCATAAAAATTGCTGAGGAACATTTTGCTTCCTTCAACTAA